The following nucleotide sequence is from Microbulbifer sp. A4B17.
CATGCTCAGTTATGGTTTAGCAGATGCACTTCATATCGTTGTCAGTCAAAATTTTGGCGCTCAGCATTTAAATAGAGTGAAATCTTTTTTGTCAATTGCAATATTAAGCACCATCTGCTTGGGTATCATTATCGTTGCGCTGCTTGTTTTTTGGCCAGAAACTGTTCTGAGTTGGTTTACCAATGAACAAGATCAGGAAATATCCCAAGTCAGCATGCAATTGCTGCCATTGTTGCTTCCACTATTTTTAATTAACGGCACTAACATCGTCTTAACCTGTTACCTAACAGCAATACACAAACCAAAACCTTCAGCTTTAATTGCTATTAACCGCAGCTTATTATTCCCCGCCGTATTTTTGATTGCCTTTTATTATATGTTGCCCAGCTGGCACTTATTGCCAGCAGCAATAAGTGATTTGTCATTTATTGTTGCACTGCCATTAGCAGAATGGTGCACCTTTTTATTGGCCGCCTATTTTTGCTACCAATACAGGCCTACGAAGCTGAAAGTGAATCAAACTTCAGTCTAAGTAACGCCAAGTGAGATACAGCTCTAAAACAATAGTAACAATTGTAAACTTGCTTGATGGTGAGAATGTGTATCATTATCATCTAGGCAAGTTCTTTTACTTAGTATCTCCAGGAGAATATCGTCATGCCATTCACCGCAAAAGAGCTGGCGGAAAAGGCTTCTTTTCAAGCATTTGCTAATGCATATATAAGAGAAGTTGACCCCGGTGTTTGGCATACAAGCTCTGATTGGCAATTACAAACTGGTGTGGCTCTTGAAGAAGAAAATGGTTATGCGTTAGAACTTTATTTGAACGGAACTGGAGTTACACTTGCTTTAGAAGCTTCTTATCGTTCAATTGTCGGCCGACATGTATTTACTAAAAGCTACCGAAAATTAGCAAATCAATGGAATTGGCAATCCATAGATTTTACTTCTGCGATTATGATGTTAATAGATAACATTTATGCAAAAGATAATAACCAAAACAATAAACCAAATACTCCAGCCAACAAAATAGAACTATTAAATCGTACTTTAGAAAGTCTTCAGATCATGCAGGATTATCTTACTAAGCGACTAGATGATCCTACGCTTAATAGCTCCGATTATATTTGTTCTGAGCAGTCTCTGTTATTTGGACATTGGCTTCATCCAACACCCAAGTCACGCCAAGGCATTCACTCTTGGCAACATGAAAAGTATACGCCCGAATTGAAATCTAAATTTCAATTACACTTTTTTGCCGTGTCAAAAGAGCTTCTGGAACAAGATTCTTTACTCGACGAGAGCGTTGAGGAAATTATCAATAATATGTTAGGGGCTGATATTGATATCGATATCGATAAACAGCTAATACCTGTACACCCTCTACAAGCACAGTGGCTGTTACACCAGGACTATGTTCAACATTTACAACGTGACGGACTAATTATCGACTTAGGTCTTATGGGTAAGATGTTTACACCCACTTCTTCAGTGCGCACTCTGTACTGCAGTGAGCTTAATTATATGATTAAGCTCTCTATTCCCGTAAAAATAACTAATTCGCTACGAAAAAATATGGCTCATGAGTTAGATCCGGGTTTAAATGTTGGAAAATTGTTCTCATTAAGCAACTTCAAGCAAAAATTTCCACAGTTTGTTTTAATTGAAGATCCTGCATTTATTACTGTTAAATTACCTAATATGCAGGAAACAGGCTTTGAAACTATTATACGGAAAAATCCATTCAGTAAAGATACAAACAGCTTAGAACTACCCACAGTTTCAATCGCAGCATTAGTACAAGACCCTATTTTATCCGGCACTCAGTCTAAATTAGCCCAGCAAGTTTTAAGTTTGGCTTCCAAGCAGGGCATTAGTGTAGAGGAAGCAGCATTAAAATGGTTTAATTGTTATTGGCAATGTGCAATTGAACCAACAATTAGACTTTACGATAGTCAAGGTATTGGTTTAGAGGCTCACCAACAAAATTCTCTATTAACTATTTATGATGACTGTCCAATTAGATACTATTATCGAGACAATCAAGGTTTCTACTTGTCAGAAAAAATGCAGGATGAGTTGCTCGAAGCTGTACCTGAGCTAAGGAATAATCCTGACTTATTTTATCCTGACAATATGATTGCAGATCGGTTTGGATACTATCTTTTTGTCAATCAGTTATTCTCAATTATTGGCCGTATGGGACAAGATGGCCTTATTGATGAGAATAAACTATTACAACTAAGTTACAGCAAGCTTAATTTTCTAAATTCTAAGGTGCTGACAGGCGTCGGCATAAATTTTATAAACAGATTATTTAATAATTCTAGCATTCCCTGCAAAGGAAACCTTCTGACTCGCGTTGAAGATGTTGATGAGCTGGAAGCAGAAAAAGAATTAGCTGTTTATACTAATATACGAAATCCTTTTTTTGACCTGTATCAAGAAAGCTTGCCTATCCATAAGCAAGTTAACGAGGTGACTCTTGCTCACAGTTAACCCACAGCAGTATTTATCTCAACAAGGCCCAGAAATCTCTCTTAATGAAAATTCTGACAGCCATTTAGCTGAAGAGAAAAGAGTGATTCGCCAGCTCCTGGAAGCATTATTGTTCGAGCATCTTTGTGATTACTCTTATCACGATGGTTTTTTCTATTTTACATTAGGAAGATCTTTTTATCGGGCTTCAGGAAGGATTTCTGGTTTTAGTCGAATTAGAATCAATGCAGAAGAAATGTTTTTTTCTCAAAGATATGGAAAGCATGCAGATACAAAACTTCAGGCACAATGGATAAAAGATATATCTCAAGGTATTGATTGGCAACCAATAACACTAAATGCCCTTGTTGAGGACTTGCCTGCTTCAGTAGCAGTAAAGAAAAAGCTGACAATTGAGCTTGAACAAACTGTAAAGCTTTGCCAGTGGAACAATAAGCATTTAAACCGTCATATAAGCCGTCGTGAATTAACATATACCCAGTTAGAGTCTGCAATTGATGAAGGGCACCCTTATCATCCATGCTTCAAGGCACGAACTGGGTTTAGCGAGCTTGATCATAAACTTTATGGTCCAGAGTTTGGCAATAATTTTCAACTACATTGGTTGGCGATTAGACGGTGCTATTTGAAGCGTCGATTTAACTCTGTAACTGAAAAAATATTTTGGGAAGCTGAGCTTGGCGAACAATGTTACCAGCAGTTAAATACAAAAATTAAAAATCTAACTTCCGATAGTGCTGCATTTTCATTGATGCCCATCCATCCATGGCAGTGGAAGTTCTTAAAAGATAAACTTGAACCCGCTATTGCTGACGGACAAGTATTTTACCTTGGAGAGGCTGGCGATCAATATCAAGCCAGCATTTCAATTCGTACATTATTAAATATTAGCCATCCTGAAAAAGCTAATATAAAACTACCTCTGAATATAATTAATACTTCTTCACTACGCACTATAGAAAGCCACACCATTTGTACTGCGCCTGCTATATCAAACTGGTTAATACAAATTCTAGAGTCGGATAACTACCTGAAGCAAAATATGATTTTGCTGGCGGAGTACGCCGGAATAAGGCCTACAAACGATGGCACTGAACACCAAGCATGGATTGAGAATCTTGATGGTCAATTGGGTGTAATTTTTCGACAGAGCCTGCACTCATACTGTGATGAGAAAAATGTAATACCTTTTGTAGCCCTAAGTATAATAGAACAAGATGGCAGCCCTTTTATCGAGCCCTGGATTGCCGAATATGGTTGTTATAGTTGGCTGGAGAATCTGCTCGAAAAGGTGGTTATTCCCATATGGCACTTACTAGTTCATCATGGTATTGCAATTGAGGCGCACGGGCAAAATATCTTATTGCAACATAAAGATGGTTGGCCTGAAAAAGTCATAGTGCGCGATTTTCATGAAAGTATGGAGTACGTTCACAGTTACTTAGCACAACCGGAATTAGCACCTACTTTTACTGACTTCGAGGAAGAATATAGTTTTGGCGCGCCAAACCAATATTATTGGATGGAGAGTGTCGAAGCTTTGCGCGAACTTTTAGTAGATACATTATTGGTTTTTAATTTATCTGACCTGGCTGTATTACTTGAAGATTACTACCAGTTTCCAGAAAGTGAATTCTGGAAATCAGTTTATCAGAGATTTAGGAAATATCAGCAATCAAACTTAACTGATCAAAAGCGTATAGCCCAAATCGATTTATTCCAGCCGGAAATTAAAACCGAATCACTATTGGATAAGAAATTTCGCGGGAATCGTGAAACAGAATTTCATCATCAAATAAGAAATCCGTTAGCAGACGCTGCTCTGCATGATGCCCAAAAGGAAACCTCAA
It contains:
- a CDS encoding IucA/IucC family siderophore biosynthesis protein; the protein is MPFTAKELAEKASFQAFANAYIREVDPGVWHTSSDWQLQTGVALEEENGYALELYLNGTGVTLALEASYRSIVGRHVFTKSYRKLANQWNWQSIDFTSAIMMLIDNIYAKDNNQNNKPNTPANKIELLNRTLESLQIMQDYLTKRLDDPTLNSSDYICSEQSLLFGHWLHPTPKSRQGIHSWQHEKYTPELKSKFQLHFFAVSKELLEQDSLLDESVEEIINNMLGADIDIDIDKQLIPVHPLQAQWLLHQDYVQHLQRDGLIIDLGLMGKMFTPTSSVRTLYCSELNYMIKLSIPVKITNSLRKNMAHELDPGLNVGKLFSLSNFKQKFPQFVLIEDPAFITVKLPNMQETGFETIIRKNPFSKDTNSLELPTVSIAALVQDPILSGTQSKLAQQVLSLASKQGISVEEAALKWFNCYWQCAIEPTIRLYDSQGIGLEAHQQNSLLTIYDDCPIRYYYRDNQGFYLSEKMQDELLEAVPELRNNPDLFYPDNMIADRFGYYLFVNQLFSIIGRMGQDGLIDENKLLQLSYSKLNFLNSKVLTGVGINFINRLFNNSSIPCKGNLLTRVEDVDELEAEKELAVYTNIRNPFFDLYQESLPIHKQVNEVTLAHS
- a CDS encoding IucA/IucC family siderophore biosynthesis protein, with protein sequence MLTVNPQQYLSQQGPEISLNENSDSHLAEEKRVIRQLLEALLFEHLCDYSYHDGFFYFTLGRSFYRASGRISGFSRIRINAEEMFFSQRYGKHADTKLQAQWIKDISQGIDWQPITLNALVEDLPASVAVKKKLTIELEQTVKLCQWNNKHLNRHISRRELTYTQLESAIDEGHPYHPCFKARTGFSELDHKLYGPEFGNNFQLHWLAIRRCYLKRRFNSVTEKIFWEAELGEQCYQQLNTKIKNLTSDSAAFSLMPIHPWQWKFLKDKLEPAIADGQVFYLGEAGDQYQASISIRTLLNISHPEKANIKLPLNIINTSSLRTIESHTICTAPAISNWLIQILESDNYLKQNMILLAEYAGIRPTNDGTEHQAWIENLDGQLGVIFRQSLHSYCDEKNVIPFVALSIIEQDGSPFIEPWIAEYGCYSWLENLLEKVVIPIWHLLVHHGIAIEAHGQNILLQHKDGWPEKVIVRDFHESMEYVHSYLAQPELAPTFTDFEEEYSFGAPNQYYWMESVEALRELLVDTLLVFNLSDLAVLLEDYYQFPESEFWKSVYQRFRKYQQSNLTDQKRIAQIDLFQPEIKTESLLDKKFRGNRETEFHHQIRNPLADAALHDAQKETSKTSISVPAVPGKSYAYNK